A section of the Streptomyces sp. NBC_01591 genome encodes:
- a CDS encoding 3-oxoacyl-ACP reductase: MSLPLDGMSAIVTGAGRGLGRAEALELAGLGASVIVNDYGQPGRDGSGEASATPAEEVAEEIRAAGGRAVAHLGDVSDHEQARALVELAVDTYGKLDILVNNAGILRDRMIFSMTEDEWDSVIRVHLKGHFNTTHFAAAHWRTRSKESGGPVHGRIVNTSSEAFLAGSAGQPNYAAAKGGIVGLTTSTALALARYGVTANAICPRARTRMTEDVFAGFQEPTDGRLDALAPEHVAPLVGYLASPAAAKVNGQLLVVHGGMVAIVERPRVAAKFDSSKETFSFDELDELISPYYEDRPPNETFAAAEVLGLKRG; encoded by the coding sequence ATGTCACTTCCCCTGGACGGCATGTCCGCGATCGTCACGGGCGCGGGCCGCGGCCTCGGGCGCGCCGAAGCGCTGGAACTGGCGGGGCTCGGCGCGTCCGTGATCGTCAACGACTACGGGCAGCCGGGCCGCGACGGCTCCGGCGAGGCGTCCGCGACGCCCGCCGAGGAGGTCGCCGAGGAGATCCGGGCCGCGGGCGGCCGGGCGGTCGCGCACCTCGGCGACGTCTCCGACCACGAGCAGGCCCGCGCCCTGGTGGAGCTGGCCGTCGACACCTACGGAAAGCTCGACATCCTGGTCAACAACGCGGGCATCCTGCGCGACCGGATGATCTTCTCGATGACCGAGGACGAGTGGGACTCGGTCATCAGGGTCCATCTCAAGGGCCACTTCAACACCACGCACTTCGCCGCCGCGCACTGGCGCACCCGCTCCAAGGAGTCCGGCGGCCCGGTCCACGGCCGGATCGTCAACACCTCGTCGGAGGCGTTCCTGGCCGGTTCGGCGGGCCAGCCGAACTACGCGGCGGCCAAGGGCGGCATCGTCGGCCTCACCACCTCCACGGCCCTGGCCCTGGCCAGGTACGGCGTCACCGCCAACGCCATCTGCCCGCGGGCCCGCACCCGGATGACCGAGGACGTCTTCGCGGGCTTCCAGGAACCGACGGACGGCCGGCTCGACGCGCTCGCCCCCGAGCACGTCGCGCCGCTGGTCGGCTATCTGGCCTCCCCGGCCGCCGCCAAGGTCAACGGGCAACTGCTCGTGGTGCACGGCGGGATGGTCGCGATCGTCGAACGCCCCAGGGTGGCGGCGAAGTTCGACTCCTCGAAGGAGACATTCTCCTTCGACGAACTGGACGAGTTGATCTCGCCGTACTACGAGGACCGCCCGCCGAACGAGACCTTCGCCGCGGCGGAGGTGCTCGGTCTGAAACGGGGCTGA
- a CDS encoding MaoC/PaaZ C-terminal domain-containing protein, producing MPIDAEKALAAEPRSTRISWGHKDVQLYHLGIGAGADPDRADAAIDPHELRYTLESRLHVLPSFATVAGAGMGVVGGLSSPGIDIDLAAVLHGGQSVRVHRPIPVSGSAVQTSKVAAVYDKGKAAVLVLRTEAADDEGPLWTNDAQIYVRGEGGFGGERGPSERVAYPAIAPNHIVRRPVRPDQALLYRLSGDWNPLHADPEFAARAGFDRPILHGLCTYGMTLKAVTDTVLGGDVTRIRSCRTRFVGVVFPGETLRIEMWTSGNQVRVEVRVVERDNTMVLGDTFVEHS from the coding sequence ATGCCCATTGATGCCGAAAAGGCTCTCGCCGCCGAACCCCGCTCCACCCGGATCAGCTGGGGCCACAAGGACGTCCAGCTCTACCACCTCGGAATCGGTGCCGGCGCCGACCCCGACCGTGCCGACGCCGCGATCGACCCCCACGAGCTGCGCTACACGCTGGAGTCCCGGCTCCATGTGCTGCCCTCCTTCGCCACCGTCGCGGGCGCGGGCATGGGCGTCGTCGGCGGACTCTCCTCGCCCGGCATCGACATCGACCTCGCCGCCGTCCTGCACGGCGGGCAGAGCGTACGGGTGCACCGGCCGATCCCGGTGAGCGGCAGCGCCGTACAGACCTCGAAGGTCGCCGCGGTGTACGACAAGGGCAAGGCCGCCGTGCTGGTGCTGCGCACCGAGGCCGCCGACGACGAGGGCCCGCTGTGGACCAACGACGCCCAGATCTACGTCCGGGGCGAGGGCGGCTTCGGCGGTGAACGCGGCCCGTCCGAGCGGGTCGCCTACCCCGCCATCGCCCCGAACCACATCGTGCGGCGACCCGTCCGGCCGGACCAGGCGCTGCTGTACCGCCTCTCCGGGGACTGGAACCCGCTGCACGCCGACCCCGAATTCGCCGCGCGGGCCGGCTTCGACCGGCCGATCCTGCACGGACTGTGCACCTACGGCATGACGCTCAAGGCCGTCACCGACACGGTCCTCGGCGGCGATGTGACCCGGATCCGCTCCTGCCGCACCCGTTTCGTCGGTGTCGTCTTCCCCGGTGAGACCCTCCGCATCGAGATGTGGACGTCCGGGAACCAGGTGCGGGTCGAGGTGAGGGTCGTGGAGCGGGACAACACCATGGTCCTCGGCGACACCTTCGTCGAACACTCCTGA
- a CDS encoding Zn-dependent alcohol dehydrogenase, giving the protein MRAAVLHEIGQDKLEVLDDIEAVGFGPGKVRLRIRATGLCHSDVSAMSGVLPQPAPFIPGHEGAGEVMDVGDGVTGLSAGDRVLVCWLPACGACPSCKRGQTQLCLAGFMNAGTPNFKRPGGDVFGFAGTGTFTEEVVVGAGCAVPIPDDVPFEIAALIGCGVTTGLGAAINTAQVEAGSSVAVIGCGGVGISTIQGARVQGAAQIVAVDPVASRREAALRFGATEAVSPDEFADAKQRITAGEGFDYVFEVVGKSATARTAYDHTRRGGTLCIVGAGAMDDNFQVNMFELFFDEKRILPSMYGGGDVLRSYERAIALWRAGRIDLESMITHRVRLDGINDALDQMRTGDSLRTCIEL; this is encoded by the coding sequence ATGCGCGCAGCCGTACTGCACGAGATAGGCCAGGACAAACTGGAAGTCCTCGACGACATCGAGGCGGTGGGCTTCGGCCCCGGCAAGGTCAGGCTCCGTATCAGGGCCACCGGACTGTGCCACTCCGACGTCTCCGCGATGAGCGGGGTGCTGCCGCAGCCCGCCCCGTTCATCCCGGGCCACGAGGGCGCCGGCGAGGTCATGGACGTCGGTGACGGCGTCACCGGACTGAGTGCGGGGGACCGGGTGCTGGTCTGCTGGCTGCCCGCCTGCGGGGCGTGCCCGTCCTGCAAGCGTGGCCAGACCCAGCTCTGCCTGGCCGGTTTCATGAACGCGGGCACCCCCAACTTCAAGCGCCCCGGCGGCGATGTGTTCGGCTTCGCGGGCACCGGCACCTTCACCGAGGAGGTCGTCGTCGGCGCGGGCTGCGCGGTGCCGATCCCCGACGACGTACCGTTCGAGATCGCCGCGCTGATCGGCTGCGGGGTGACCACCGGGCTCGGCGCGGCCATCAACACCGCACAGGTGGAGGCGGGTTCGTCGGTCGCCGTGATCGGCTGCGGCGGCGTCGGCATCTCCACGATCCAGGGCGCCAGGGTGCAGGGTGCCGCCCAGATCGTGGCCGTGGACCCGGTCGCGTCGCGGCGCGAGGCGGCGCTGCGGTTCGGCGCGACCGAGGCGGTGTCGCCCGACGAGTTCGCCGATGCCAAGCAGCGGATCACCGCGGGCGAGGGCTTCGACTACGTCTTCGAGGTCGTCGGCAAGTCGGCCACCGCACGCACCGCGTACGACCACACCCGGCGCGGCGGCACCCTGTGCATCGTTGGCGCGGGCGCGATGGACGACAACTTCCAGGTCAACATGTTCGAGCTGTTCTTCGACGAGAAGCGGATCCTGCCCTCCATGTACGGGGGAGGCGATGTGCTCCGCTCGTACGAACGGGCCATCGCGCTCTGGCGGGCCGGCCGGATCGACCTCGAATCGATGATCACCCACCGGGTGCGGCTCGACGGGATCAACGACGCACTCGACCAGATGCGGACCGGCGATTCGCTGCGCACCTGCATCGAACTCTGA
- a CDS encoding Nif3-like dinuclear metal center hexameric protein: MPRLSDVLAELDALWPPERAESWDAVGTVCGDPDAVVDRVLFAVDPVHEIADEAIRLGAQLIVTHHPLYLRGTTTVAADTFKGRVVHTLIKHDIALHVAHTNADTADPGVSDALAGALDLRVERPLVPDPADPRGRRGLGRICLLDHPETLAEFAARAAARLPATAQGIRLAGDPSATVRTVAVSGGSGDSLFDAVRAAGVDAFLTADLRHHPASEAIQHSPLGLIDAAHWATEWPWCEQAAAELDAISDRHGWDLRVHVSKQVTDPWTTTTHHSSGAPN, encoded by the coding sequence GTGCCCCGTCTGTCTGATGTCCTCGCCGAGCTCGACGCTCTCTGGCCGCCCGAGCGAGCCGAAAGCTGGGACGCGGTCGGCACCGTCTGCGGAGACCCCGACGCCGTCGTCGACCGTGTGCTCTTCGCCGTCGACCCCGTACACGAGATCGCCGACGAGGCGATCCGGCTCGGCGCCCAGCTGATCGTCACCCACCACCCGCTCTATCTGCGGGGTACGACGACGGTCGCGGCCGACACCTTCAAGGGCCGGGTCGTGCACACCCTCATCAAGCACGACATCGCGCTGCACGTCGCCCACACCAACGCCGACACCGCCGACCCGGGCGTCTCGGACGCCCTCGCCGGTGCCCTCGACCTGCGCGTCGAGCGGCCGCTCGTACCGGACCCGGCCGACCCCAGGGGCCGACGCGGCCTCGGCCGGATCTGCCTGCTCGACCACCCCGAGACCCTGGCCGAATTCGCCGCCCGCGCGGCCGCCCGGCTGCCCGCCACCGCGCAGGGCATCCGGCTCGCGGGCGACCCGTCGGCGACGGTGCGCACCGTCGCCGTCAGCGGTGGCTCCGGCGACAGCCTCTTCGACGCGGTGCGCGCCGCGGGCGTCGACGCCTTCCTCACCGCCGACCTGCGCCACCACCCGGCCTCCGAGGCCATCCAGCACTCCCCGCTCGGCCTGATCGACGCCGCGCACTGGGCCACCGAGTGGCCCTGGTGCGAGCAGGCCGCGGCGGAGCTCGACGCGATTTCCGACCGCCACGGATGGGACCTGCGGGTCCATGTCTCGAAGCAGGTCACCGACCCCTGGACCACCACCACCCACCACTCTTCTGGAGCCCCCAACTGA
- a CDS encoding ABC transporter substrate-binding protein has protein sequence MSLRRRGTAAVGLAVAAALSLSACGSDDGGSGGAAKSEGGDKKAAVATGGKDFGDAAKKTAEYGTDAKAGQFPRTLTHAMGKTEIKSAPKRVVVLDVGEFDNVVSLGVKPVGYAPSEGDAAIPSYLKKDAGNPKNVGTINNLNLEAIAGLKPDLILGSQLRAADKYDALSKIAPTVFSIRPGFTWKENYLLNAAALDRTAKAESELGAYEAKAEKLGEDIGPNKPTISMVRYLPDRIRLYAKASFIGTILDDTGLPRPKNQQINDLAAEISPEKIDEADADWIFTGVYGDVKATKRDTTQANPLWKNLKAVKEGRAKNVSDETWYLGLGVTAANLVLDDLRADLVK, from the coding sequence ATGTCCCTTCGTCGTCGCGGTACCGCCGCAGTCGGCCTGGCGGTGGCTGCCGCCCTTTCCCTCTCGGCCTGCGGGAGCGACGACGGAGGATCGGGCGGCGCGGCCAAGTCCGAGGGCGGCGACAAGAAGGCGGCCGTCGCGACGGGCGGCAAGGACTTCGGTGACGCCGCGAAGAAGACGGCGGAGTACGGCACGGACGCCAAGGCCGGCCAGTTCCCCCGGACCCTCACCCACGCCATGGGCAAGACCGAGATCAAGTCCGCCCCCAAGCGCGTCGTCGTGCTGGACGTCGGCGAGTTCGACAACGTCGTCTCGCTGGGTGTGAAGCCGGTCGGCTACGCCCCCTCCGAGGGTGACGCGGCCATCCCCTCGTACCTGAAGAAGGACGCGGGCAACCCGAAGAACGTCGGCACGATCAACAACCTCAACCTTGAGGCGATCGCCGGCCTGAAGCCCGACCTGATCCTCGGCAGCCAGCTGCGCGCCGCCGACAAGTACGACGCGCTCTCCAAGATCGCGCCGACCGTGTTCTCCATCCGTCCGGGCTTCACCTGGAAGGAGAACTACCTCCTCAACGCCGCGGCGCTGGACAGGACGGCCAAGGCGGAGAGCGAACTCGGCGCCTACGAGGCGAAGGCCGAGAAGCTCGGCGAGGACATCGGCCCGAACAAGCCGACCATCTCCATGGTCCGCTACCTGCCGGACCGCATCCGCCTCTACGCCAAGGCGTCCTTCATCGGCACCATCCTCGACGACACCGGTCTGCCGCGGCCCAAGAACCAGCAGATCAACGACCTCGCCGCGGAGATCAGCCCGGAGAAGATCGACGAGGCCGACGCCGACTGGATCTTCACCGGCGTCTACGGCGACGTGAAGGCCACCAAGCGCGACACCACCCAGGCCAACCCGCTGTGGAAGAACCTGAAGGCCGTCAAGGAGGGCCGGGCCAAGAACGTCTCCGACGAGACCTGGTACCTCGGCCTCGGTGTCACGGCCGCGAACCTGGTCCTCGACGACCTCCGCGCCGACCTCGTGAAGTAA
- a CDS encoding MFS transporter: MTGMADVTTPAPPRERTRTHNWAPVLAACVGQFLVVLDVSVVNVALPSMRSDLGMSTAGLQWVLNAYSIAFAGFMLLGGRAADIYGRKRMFLIGLGLFTAASLAGGLAQEGWQLLAARAAQGLGAAVLAPATLTLLTTTVPEGPARTKAIGTWMAVGAGGGAAGGLIGGVLTDLLSWRWVLLINVPVGVLVLAGAAVRLAEGRAGDRRRIDLLGAVLVTVGLACVAYGIVQTEESGWTATATLAPLLGGVVLLGVFVVVEARTAEPLMPLRVLGARAVTSANAATFVIGSATFSMWYFMTVYAQAVLGYTPLEAGLALMPTSLAVVLGSKCAPRVMAVTGAKNLALIGTAIAAAGFGWQSTMGADGSYLTSVCLPGVLMMAGTGLAATPLASLAITGAAPGEAGLVSGLVGTSRTMGGALGLAVLSTVAAARTAGGTGPEELTAGYALAFRTAGTVLLGGLLLMALWLPRHRSDRR, encoded by the coding sequence ATGACGGGCATGGCTGATGTCACGACGCCCGCGCCGCCGCGAGAGCGGACCCGTACCCACAACTGGGCGCCGGTACTCGCCGCCTGCGTCGGCCAGTTCCTCGTCGTGCTCGACGTGTCCGTCGTCAACGTCGCCCTGCCGTCCATGCGTTCCGACCTCGGGATGAGTACGGCCGGACTCCAGTGGGTGCTCAACGCCTACTCGATCGCGTTCGCCGGATTCATGCTCCTCGGCGGACGCGCCGCGGACATCTACGGCCGCAAGCGGATGTTCCTCATAGGCCTCGGCCTGTTCACCGCCGCCTCTCTGGCCGGTGGGCTCGCCCAGGAGGGCTGGCAACTGCTCGCCGCCCGCGCGGCGCAGGGGCTCGGTGCCGCCGTGCTCGCCCCCGCCACCCTGACCCTGCTCACCACCACCGTCCCCGAGGGCCCGGCCCGGACGAAGGCGATCGGCACCTGGATGGCCGTCGGTGCGGGCGGCGGTGCGGCCGGCGGGCTGATCGGCGGGGTGCTCACCGATCTGCTCTCCTGGCGCTGGGTCCTGCTGATCAATGTGCCGGTCGGGGTGCTCGTCCTGGCCGGCGCCGCCGTCCGGCTCGCGGAGGGCAGGGCCGGGGACCGGCGGCGGATCGACCTCCTGGGCGCGGTACTCGTCACGGTGGGCCTCGCCTGCGTCGCGTACGGCATTGTGCAGACCGAGGAGTCGGGGTGGACCGCGACGGCGACCCTGGCGCCGCTGCTCGGCGGAGTGGTCCTGCTGGGCGTCTTCGTGGTGGTGGAGGCCCGGACGGCGGAGCCGCTGATGCCGCTCCGGGTGCTCGGGGCGCGGGCGGTGACGTCGGCCAACGCGGCGACGTTCGTGATCGGTTCGGCGACGTTCTCGATGTGGTACTTCATGACCGTGTACGCCCAGGCCGTGCTGGGCTACACCCCGCTGGAGGCCGGACTCGCCCTGATGCCCACGTCGTTGGCCGTAGTCCTCGGCTCGAAGTGCGCGCCCCGGGTGATGGCCGTGACCGGTGCGAAGAACCTGGCGCTCATCGGCACGGCGATCGCCGCGGCCGGCTTCGGCTGGCAGTCCACGATGGGCGCCGACGGTTCGTACCTCACCTCGGTCTGCCTGCCCGGGGTCCTGATGATGGCAGGTACGGGCCTGGCGGCCACTCCGCTCGCCTCGCTGGCCATCACCGGCGCGGCCCCCGGCGAAGCCGGTCTGGTCTCCGGCCTCGTCGGCACCTCCCGCACGATGGGCGGTGCGCTCGGTCTCGCCGTGCTCTCCACCGTCGCGGCGGCCCGCACCGCGGGCGGCACCGGACCGGAGGAGCTCACGGCCGGGTACGCACTCGCCTTCCGGACGGCCGGAACGGTACTGCTGGGCGGACTGCTGCTCATGGCGCTCTGGCTGCCCCGCCACCGGTCGGACCGGCGCTGA